One Megamonas hypermegale genomic window carries:
- a CDS encoding L7Ae/L30e/S12e/Gadd45 family ribosomal protein — MNKGKKLINILSIACRAGKVISGEFVIEKTLAGRHNVKLILLAEDTTEATQARYEKLAEKNKILLRKTPLTKEKLANCIGKENRAAAAVCDEGFCNAILKILDN; from the coding sequence ATGAATAAAGGAAAAAAATTAATTAATATATTAAGTATTGCTTGTCGTGCGGGTAAGGTTATATCTGGCGAGTTTGTAATAGAAAAAACTTTAGCTGGCAGGCACAATGTTAAATTGATATTATTAGCTGAAGATACGACAGAAGCTACACAGGCTAGATATGAAAAACTAGCAGAGAAAAATAAAATTTTGCTAAGAAAAACACCACTGACAAAGGAAAAATTAGCAAATTGCATTGGAAAGGAAAATCGAGCAGCAGCGGCAGTCTGTGATGAAGGTTTTTGCAATGCTATTTTAAAAATCTTGGATAATTGA
- the infB gene encoding translation initiation factor IF-2, whose translation MSKYRVYQLAKEFNLDTKKVIDILNKNNFKINNNFNLVGEKEREVIATIVNNKENNNKNTVKKNNQQNNQNANQHRNNTSANNNGNKHKNNGTNNKNSNHNNNHNKPNNNAEHKQRNNKNAAMNNNLVNDKNERSERNNERSKNRNNKNNRNQNQNNNRNNNRPNNNKNNNKNNNPSNKFSGNKKNKGKNTKQVQPEVKHQEIIRPKHIKVGETITVKELASKMTYPVTEVIKKLMLLGTMATINQELDFETASLIAEEFGIAVEELPPEVDLTEIPEIEDDPEKLQLRPPVVTVMGHVDHGKTSLLDAIRKTSVTSSEAGGITQHIGAYQVMCNGQKIVFLDTPGHEAFTAMRARGAQVTDIAVLVVAADDGVMPQTLEAINHAKAAKVPIVVAINKIDKPGANPEHVKQQLAEHELIPEEWGGQTIMVPVSAKKKMGINDLLEMILLVAEVQELKANPNREARGVIIEARLDKGRGPVASVLVQNGTLRIGDFIIAGTACGKVRAMVNDRGENVKKAGPSMPVEVLGLSDVPEAGDELAVLDEKLAKTIAEKRIEKQRNELMRSKKVSLDDLFNQINQGDIKELNLLVKADVQGSVEAVCSSLLALNKNESEVRVSIVHSGVGAVTESDVMLASAANALIIAFNVRPDANARKLADTEKIEIHTYRVIYEAIDDIQSAMKGMLAPKYKEVIQGKVEIRQVMKFSKALVAGSYVLEGKVCNNSKIRIIRDNIVLYEGQIESLRRFKDDVKEVASGYECGITIDNYRDFREGDILEVYTMEEIPQK comes from the coding sequence ATGTCCAAATACAGGGTATATCAGTTAGCGAAAGAATTTAATCTTGATACAAAAAAAGTTATTGATATATTGAATAAGAATAATTTTAAAATAAACAACAACTTTAATCTTGTTGGAGAGAAAGAACGTGAGGTTATAGCTACTATCGTGAATAATAAAGAAAATAATAATAAAAATACTGTTAAAAAAAATAATCAACAAAACAATCAAAATGCTAATCAGCATAGAAATAATACTTCCGCAAATAATAACGGAAATAAACATAAAAATAACGGCACTAATAACAAAAATAGTAATCATAACAACAATCATAATAAACCTAATAATAATGCGGAACATAAACAAAGAAATAATAAAAATGCCGCAATGAATAATAATTTAGTAAACGATAAAAACGAACGTAGTGAACGCAATAACGAACGTAGTAAAAATCGTAACAATAAAAATAATCGCAATCAAAATCAGAATAATAATCGCAATAATAATCGTCCTAATAACAATAAAAACAATAATAAAAATAATAATCCTTCCAATAAATTCAGTGGTAATAAGAAAAATAAAGGTAAAAATACTAAACAAGTTCAGCCTGAAGTTAAACATCAAGAAATTATTCGTCCAAAACATATAAAAGTTGGGGAAACGATTACTGTAAAAGAATTGGCTAGTAAAATGACATATCCAGTAACAGAAGTAATCAAAAAATTAATGTTACTCGGTACAATGGCTACTATTAACCAGGAACTTGATTTTGAAACAGCTTCTTTAATTGCAGAAGAATTTGGCATTGCAGTAGAAGAATTACCACCAGAAGTTGATTTAACGGAAATTCCAGAAATCGAAGATGACCCAGAAAAATTACAACTTCGCCCACCAGTTGTTACTGTAATGGGACACGTTGACCATGGTAAAACTTCTTTACTTGATGCTATTCGTAAAACATCTGTTACTTCTAGCGAAGCTGGTGGTATCACTCAGCATATCGGTGCTTACCAAGTAATGTGTAATGGTCAAAAAATTGTATTCTTAGATACTCCAGGTCATGAAGCATTTACTGCTATGCGTGCGCGCGGTGCACAAGTTACAGATATTGCAGTACTCGTTGTTGCAGCTGATGATGGTGTTATGCCACAGACTTTAGAAGCAATCAACCATGCTAAAGCAGCAAAAGTACCAATCGTTGTAGCTATCAACAAGATTGATAAACCTGGTGCTAATCCAGAACATGTAAAACAACAACTTGCTGAACATGAACTCATTCCAGAAGAATGGGGCGGACAGACTATCATGGTACCTGTTTCTGCTAAAAAGAAAATGGGTATTAATGATTTGTTGGAAATGATACTTTTAGTAGCAGAAGTACAAGAACTTAAAGCTAATCCAAATCGTGAAGCACGTGGTGTTATCATTGAAGCACGTCTTGATAAAGGTCGTGGCCCTGTAGCATCTGTACTTGTTCAAAATGGTACACTTCGCATTGGTGATTTTATCATCGCTGGTACTGCTTGCGGTAAGGTTCGTGCAATGGTTAATGACCGTGGCGAAAATGTTAAAAAAGCTGGCCCATCTATGCCAGTTGAAGTTTTAGGTTTATCCGATGTTCCAGAAGCTGGGGATGAACTCGCTGTATTAGATGAAAAACTCGCTAAAACAATCGCTGAAAAACGTATTGAAAAACAACGTAACGAACTCATGCGTTCGAAGAAAGTATCCTTAGATGATTTGTTCAATCAAATCAACCAAGGTGATATAAAAGAATTAAACTTGCTTGTTAAAGCAGATGTTCAAGGTTCTGTAGAAGCTGTTTGTTCTTCACTTTTAGCGCTTAATAAAAATGAAAGTGAAGTTCGTGTAAGCATCGTTCACTCTGGTGTAGGTGCTGTAACAGAATCTGACGTAATGCTTGCTTCAGCAGCTAATGCTTTAATCATTGCATTTAATGTACGTCCAGATGCTAATGCTCGTAAACTTGCTGATACAGAAAAAATTGAAATTCATACTTACCGTGTAATCTATGAAGCTATTGATGATATTCAATCAGCAATGAAAGGTATGCTTGCGCCTAAATATAAAGAAGTAATTCAAGGTAAAGTAGAAATTCGTCAAGTTATGAAGTTCTCTAAAGCTCTTGTTGCCGGTTCATATGTATTAGAAGGTAAAGTATGCAATAACTCTAAAATCCGTATTATTCGTGATAATATCGTATTATATGAAGGCCAAATTGAATCCTTACGTCGTTTCAAAGATGATGTAAAAGAAGTTGCTTCTGGTTACGAATGTGGTATCACTATCGATAATTACCGTGATTTCAGAGAAGGAGATATTCTCGAAGTTTATACTATGGAAGAAATTCCGCAGAAATAA
- the rbfA gene encoding 30S ribosome-binding factor RbfA, whose translation MGSVRVEKIQELIKQETSEIIMRELKDPRIGFVTVTEVDVSSDLRNAKLYVSILGSDKQIEETWKGLNSSLGFIRRELAHRIRLKFIPDIKFLMDTSLEYSAHIQELLIKVQKEEEKSHGSNT comes from the coding sequence ATGGGAAGCGTTCGAGTAGAAAAGATACAGGAACTTATAAAACAGGAAACCAGTGAAATTATTATGCGCGAACTTAAAGACCCACGCATAGGCTTTGTTACTGTAACTGAAGTTGATGTTTCTAGCGATTTACGCAATGCTAAATTATATGTAAGTATTTTGGGCAGTGATAAACAAATCGAAGAAACATGGAAGGGTCTTAACTCCTCTTTGGGTTTTATTCGTAGAGAATTAGCTCATCGTATTCGTTTAAAATTTATCCCAGATATTAAATTTTTGATGGATACTTCATTAGAATATAGTGCACATATTCAAGAACTTTTGATTAAAGTACAAAAAGAAGAGGAAAAAAGTCATGGAAGTAACACTTAA
- a CDS encoding NYN domain-containing protein, with translation MRSRTYLTPNRHEKYMIVDGYNVINAWDFLQKISNEDLEFARDKLIHLLVEFGQYEKYDMTIVFDAQYTNAEENVDEITPHCKVVYTKEKETADSYIERSAYEATRYYGKEVYVVTSDGAEQSLILGAGAYRITAKELLRSVKHSKKNIRDEYTGKHALPLKRRELGSRIDDDVIAKLEQLRKKK, from the coding sequence ATGAGAAGCAGAACTTATTTGACACCAAATAGACATGAAAAATACATGATTGTTGATGGTTATAATGTTATAAATGCTTGGGATTTTTTGCAAAAAATAAGTAATGAAGATTTAGAATTTGCTAGAGATAAATTAATTCATTTATTAGTTGAATTTGGACAATATGAAAAATATGATATGACAATAGTGTTTGATGCACAATATACAAATGCGGAAGAAAATGTGGATGAAATAACACCACATTGTAAAGTAGTTTATACAAAGGAAAAAGAAACGGCTGATAGTTATATTGAGCGTAGTGCATATGAAGCTACACGATATTATGGTAAAGAAGTATATGTAGTTACTTCTGATGGTGCAGAGCAGAGTTTAATTTTAGGAGCAGGTGCTTATCGCATCACGGCAAAAGAATTGTTGCGAAGTGTGAAGCATAGTAAAAAGAATATACGTGACGAATATACGGGTAAACATGCATTGCCATTAAAGCGTAGAGAACTTGGTTCACGTATTGATGATGATGTGATAGCTAAGCTTGAACAACTGCGAAAGAAGAAATAA
- a CDS encoding DHH family phosphoesterase has translation MEVTLKQAGEIILKAKNIVLSSHVNPDGDNVGSTLGLYHALKGTGKNIKILLDDDLPDNLGMMKGLDLYQKPDKKLEGIDLMVILDVDIDRIGKVRDVVDAPVLNIDHHISNSKVCDFCYVDANAAATAQIVYSLIKEMGMDFNVDSATCLYTGLVSDTGFFRYSNTTPYTLRAAAELLEAGARPDKISEIFDQRSFSSVKAAGRAIGTIDLYHDGKIALMTVDKALKESADNTEGFVNFARNIRGVDVAVMIKYADENVTRVSMRSKNTNVSEVAQSIGGGGHIRAAGATVYKNLSQAKEIVLNAIIEGMKKQNA, from the coding sequence ATGGAAGTAACACTTAAACAAGCTGGAGAAATAATTTTAAAGGCTAAAAATATAGTGTTGTCCTCGCACGTCAATCCAGACGGAGATAATGTTGGTTCTACTTTAGGGTTATATCATGCCCTAAAGGGAACTGGCAAAAATATAAAAATTTTGTTGGACGACGATTTACCAGATAATTTAGGTATGATGAAGGGATTAGACCTTTATCAAAAACCTGATAAAAAACTGGAAGGCATTGACTTGATGGTGATTTTAGATGTGGATATCGACCGTATTGGCAAAGTTCGCGATGTGGTAGATGCGCCTGTACTAAATATTGACCATCATATTTCTAATAGTAAAGTTTGTGATTTTTGTTATGTAGATGCTAATGCAGCTGCTACGGCACAGATTGTATATAGCTTGATAAAAGAAATGGGCATGGATTTTAATGTAGATAGTGCTACTTGTTTATATACGGGACTTGTTTCTGATACAGGCTTTTTCCGTTATAGTAATACAACACCGTATACATTGAGAGCAGCAGCTGAACTTTTAGAAGCTGGTGCTAGACCAGATAAAATATCAGAAATATTCGACCAACGTTCATTTTCTAGTGTAAAAGCAGCTGGAAGAGCTATTGGCACGATTGATTTATATCATGATGGTAAAATAGCATTGATGACAGTCGATAAAGCGTTGAAAGAGTCAGCTGATAATACAGAGGGCTTTGTTAATTTTGCTAGAAATATACGTGGTGTTGATGTAGCAGTCATGATAAAATATGCTGATGAAAATGTTACACGTGTAAGCATGCGTTCAAAGAACACGAATGTCAGTGAAGTTGCACAATCAATTGGCGGTGGCGGTCATATTCGTGCTGCTGGTGCTACTGTGTACAAAAATTTAAGTCAAGCTAAAGAAATTGTACTCAATGCTATTATTGAAGGAATGAAGAAACAAAATGCCTAA
- the fmt gene encoding methionyl-tRNA formyltransferase, translating into MQINNIIFMGTPDFAVPCLDKLHQNYNVTAVITQPDRPKGRGQHLAKSPVKVYAEEHNLPVYQPEKIKTAEFTEKLRQMQPDLIIVVAFGQILSQEILDIPKFGCINVHASLLPRWRGAAPIHWSIIGGDTETGVTTMYMDAGLDTGDMILKAKTVITPEMTTAQLHDALMMQGADLLIETIQSIENGTVSREKQDDSLSCYAKMLNNDNCRIDWTKSAQEIHDLVRGLNSWPIAYTTLNGKKFKIWQTKIIDTDTTGKTPGQIIDLTKKGIIVATGNGAIELLQIQPPNKAKMPASSYINGHRQELSSDVSFI; encoded by the coding sequence ATGCAAATTAACAATATAATTTTCATGGGTACACCAGATTTTGCTGTACCTTGCCTTGATAAATTACATCAAAACTATAATGTAACAGCTGTAATCACTCAGCCTGATAGACCAAAAGGACGCGGTCAACACCTTGCCAAATCCCCAGTAAAAGTCTACGCTGAAGAACATAATCTGCCTGTTTATCAACCAGAAAAGATAAAAACAGCTGAATTTACAGAAAAACTTCGCCAAATGCAACCAGATTTAATCATCGTTGTTGCTTTCGGTCAAATATTATCACAAGAAATACTTGATATTCCAAAATTTGGCTGTATTAATGTTCATGCTTCATTATTGCCACGTTGGCGCGGTGCCGCACCTATTCACTGGTCAATCATCGGTGGAGATACAGAAACTGGTGTTACTACTATGTATATGGACGCTGGACTCGACACAGGCGACATGATTTTAAAAGCAAAGACAGTCATTACACCTGAAATGACTACTGCTCAATTACATGATGCATTGATGATGCAAGGTGCAGATTTATTGATTGAAACAATCCAGTCTATTGAAAATGGTACAGTTTCTCGTGAAAAACAAGATGATAGCCTATCTTGCTATGCTAAAATGCTCAATAATGATAACTGCCGTATTGATTGGACAAAATCCGCGCAAGAAATTCATGACCTTGTTCGCGGTTTAAATTCTTGGCCAATCGCTTACACGACTTTAAACGGCAAGAAATTTAAAATCTGGCAGACAAAAATAATCGATACTGATACTACAGGTAAAACACCTGGACAAATTATTGATTTAACTAAAAAAGGCATAATTGTAGCTACTGGTAATGGTGCAATTGAACTTTTACAAATTCAACCACCAAATAAAGCCAAAATGCCAGCAAGTTCTTATATAAACGGTCATCGTCAAGAACTCTCTTCTGATGTTTCTTTCATTTAA
- a CDS encoding DUF116 domain-containing protein, with protein sequence MNTDILKTTKKSLFIKLSALSTASIIILISFIIWLCYPRLIALNLLIVTDVLIAIATLLFLMSFLFIMNMLFNLANITIFSFLDKYIFNFINTIFPLIILWGKIFNISRREIERSFIALNNYILTHRKIKVNASDLLVISPHCLQLASCPHKITHNINNCKRCNQCTIGPLITMSERLGFHFRVATGGTLARKIAKELRPKMVLAIACERDLTSGIQDVYPLPAAGVLNIRPNGPCYNTTVDLKLVEETIKQFIK encoded by the coding sequence ATGAACACAGATATTTTAAAAACTACAAAAAAAAGCCTTTTCATAAAATTATCTGCTTTAAGCACTGCCAGTATAATAATCTTAATTTCCTTTATTATCTGGCTCTGTTATCCTCGTCTTATTGCATTAAACCTACTAATTGTAACAGATGTTTTAATAGCTATTGCTACACTATTGTTTTTGATGAGTTTTCTATTCATCATGAATATGTTATTTAACTTGGCAAATATCACGATATTTTCATTTCTAGATAAATATATATTTAACTTCATAAATACTATATTTCCTTTGATTATCCTCTGGGGAAAAATATTCAATATATCCCGTCGCGAAATAGAGCGTTCTTTTATTGCGCTAAATAACTATATCTTAACTCATCGCAAAATAAAAGTTAACGCAAGTGATTTGCTTGTTATTTCTCCGCACTGTTTGCAATTAGCATCTTGCCCACATAAAATCACACATAACATAAACAATTGTAAACGCTGTAATCAATGTACTATCGGGCCTTTAATCACGATGTCTGAACGCCTCGGTTTTCATTTTCGTGTAGCTACTGGTGGCACGCTTGCTCGCAAAATAGCGAAAGAACTTCGTCCTAAAATGGTTCTTGCCATCGCTTGCGAACGCGATTTAACCAGCGGTATTCAAGATGTATACCCTCTACCCGCTGCTGGTGTTTTAAACATCCGACCAAATGGCCCATGTTATAATACGACTGTAGACTTAAAATTAGTTGAAGAAACCATAAAACAATTTATAAAATAA
- the rimP gene encoding ribosome maturation factor RimP: MANRVEEAVEKIAEEILAGTDYELVDVEYVKERDWFLRIYIDKKGGVGLDDCQEVSGLLDEQIEKLGILNDRFILEVSSPGLDRALKKEKDFKREMGKKVDITLYKPINGEKNITGVLTGYAENSITIDDTREFPLKDVALVRLHIDF; encoded by the coding sequence ATGGCAAATCGTGTAGAAGAGGCAGTTGAAAAAATTGCTGAAGAAATTTTAGCTGGTACTGATTATGAACTTGTCGATGTTGAATATGTAAAAGAAAGAGATTGGTTTTTACGTATCTACATAGACAAAAAGGGTGGAGTAGGCCTTGATGATTGTCAGGAAGTAAGCGGCCTTTTAGATGAACAAATTGAAAAACTCGGCATTTTAAATGACCGTTTTATTCTTGAAGTTTCTTCACCTGGTCTTGATAGAGCATTGAAGAAAGAAAAAGATTTTAAACGGGAAATGGGTAAAAAAGTAGATATTACTTTATATAAACCTATAAATGGTGAAAAAAATATTACAGGTGTTTTAACAGGTTATGCTGAAAACAGCATAACAATTGATGATACTAGAGAATTTCCTTTAAAGGATGTTGCTTTAGTTCGATTGCATATTGATTTTTAA
- the nusA gene encoding transcription termination factor NusA, whose product MATKDKGFLEALKEVGKEKGIAPEVLFDAVEAALVSAYKRNFNTASNVRVYLERATGDFHVYAQKKVVEKVENKVMEISLDQAKKINDNYELDDVIELEVTPANFGRIAAQTAKQVVVQRIREAERGIIYEEYSNRSSDILTGIVQRMEGHNVFIDLGKTEAVLTPSEQISTEKYKHNDRIKVYVVEVKRTSKGPQILVSRTHPGLLKRLFELEVPEIQDGTVEIKSVAREPGMRSKIAVYSADENIDPVGSCVGQKGLRVQAVVDELRGEKIDIVKWNEDPAKYIANSLSPAKVVSVAINEEKKMSRVIVPDYQLSLAIGKEGQNARLAAKLTGWKIDIKSESQAKEEGADADELNMNMVDVVCDDSFSVD is encoded by the coding sequence TTGGCAACCAAAGATAAAGGTTTTTTAGAAGCTTTGAAAGAAGTTGGGAAGGAAAAAGGCATTGCACCAGAGGTTTTATTTGATGCGGTAGAAGCAGCACTTGTTTCTGCATATAAACGTAATTTTAATACAGCTTCTAATGTGCGTGTTTATTTGGAACGAGCTACAGGTGATTTTCATGTTTATGCTCAGAAAAAAGTAGTAGAAAAAGTAGAAAATAAAGTTATGGAAATTTCATTAGACCAAGCAAAGAAAATTAATGATAATTATGAGCTTGATGATGTTATTGAACTTGAAGTTACACCTGCCAACTTTGGCCGTATTGCTGCACAGACAGCAAAACAGGTTGTAGTACAACGTATTAGAGAAGCAGAACGTGGTATTATTTATGAAGAATATTCCAATCGTTCTAGTGATATTTTAACAGGTATAGTACAACGCATGGAAGGTCATAATGTATTTATCGACCTTGGTAAAACAGAAGCAGTTCTTACTCCTTCTGAACAGATTAGCACAGAAAAATATAAACATAACGATAGAATTAAAGTTTATGTAGTAGAAGTAAAAAGAACTTCTAAAGGTCCACAGATTTTAGTTTCACGTACTCATCCAGGACTTTTAAAACGTTTATTTGAATTAGAAGTTCCAGAAATTCAAGATGGCACAGTAGAAATAAAATCTGTTGCACGTGAACCAGGTATGCGTTCCAAAATTGCAGTATATTCCGCCGATGAAAATATTGATCCAGTAGGTTCTTGTGTAGGTCAAAAAGGTTTACGCGTACAGGCTGTAGTTGATGAACTTCGCGGTGAAAAAATCGATATTGTAAAATGGAATGAAGACCCAGCAAAATATATTGCAAATTCTTTGAGCCCTGCAAAAGTTGTTTCTGTGGCAATCAACGAAGAAAAGAAAATGTCTCGTGTTATTGTTCCAGATTATCAATTATCTTTAGCTATTGGTAAAGAAGGTCAAAATGCACGCCTTGCTGCTAAACTTACTGGTTGGAAGATTGATATTAAGAGTGAATCTCAGGCAAAAGAAGAAGGCGCAGATGCTGATGAATTAAATATGAACATGGTTGATGTAGTCTGTGATGATTCTTTTTCTGTTGATTAA
- the folK gene encoding 2-amino-4-hydroxy-6-hydroxymethyldihydropteridine diphosphokinase: MMDIIRISELEIYAYHGVYVEEKEKGQFFYVNADLFVDTRKAGMTDELDYSTNYGTVCEFIADFMKNNTYNLIETAAEQMAQAILLKFKLVKSIVLEIRKPSAPIALEFGSVSVEIVRGWHEAYIAFGSNLGDREKYIDDALEAIGNLPQIEIEAISDKIATKPYGGVEQDDFLNGVIKVKTLLPPEELLQILQQIELHAGRTREIHWGPRTLDLDILFYDDEIIESENLIVPHPDMKNRNFVLKPLMQIAPYKVHPVYHKTIKDMYEELQSK, translated from the coding sequence ATGATGGACATTATTAGAATTAGTGAATTGGAAATATACGCTTATCATGGCGTTTATGTTGAAGAAAAGGAAAAAGGACAATTCTTCTATGTAAATGCGGATTTATTTGTTGATACACGCAAAGCAGGCATGACAGATGAACTGGATTATTCGACAAATTATGGAACTGTCTGTGAATTTATCGCTGATTTTATGAAAAATAATACGTATAATTTGATTGAAACAGCGGCAGAACAAATGGCGCAGGCAATTTTGTTAAAATTTAAATTAGTCAAGAGTATTGTATTAGAAATTCGCAAACCATCTGCGCCGATTGCTTTAGAGTTTGGTTCTGTTTCAGTGGAAATTGTGCGCGGTTGGCATGAAGCGTATATAGCATTTGGTTCTAATTTGGGAGATAGGGAAAAATATATAGATGATGCACTAGAAGCTATAGGCAATTTACCGCAAATTGAAATAGAAGCGATATCGGATAAAATCGCAACTAAACCTTATGGCGGAGTTGAGCAAGATGATTTTCTAAATGGTGTAATAAAAGTGAAGACGTTGTTACCACCAGAAGAATTGCTGCAGATTTTGCAGCAGATTGAATTGCATGCAGGCAGAACGAGAGAAATTCATTGGGGACCGAGAACGCTTGATTTGGATATTTTATTTTACGATGATGAAATCATAGAGAGTGAGAATTTAATAGTTCCGCATCCTGATATGAAAAATCGCAATTTTGTATTAAAACCATTGATGCAGATTGCACCGTATAAAGTACACCCTGTTTATCATAAGACAATAAAAGATATGTATGAAGAATTACAGTCAAAATAA
- the def gene encoding peptide deformylase, whose protein sequence is MAILDIKKAGDVVLKQEAAPVERIDKKIRTLLDDMAETMYKADGVGLAAPQVGESIQVVVIDVGEGLLELVNPEIIRMEGEETDAEGCLSVPQIYGDVKRAAKVSVKYLNRQGKRHRITATGLLARCLQHEIDHLHGRLFIDIATNLRKVTK, encoded by the coding sequence ATGGCTATTTTAGATATAAAAAAAGCTGGCGATGTTGTATTAAAACAAGAAGCTGCGCCAGTAGAAAGAATTGATAAAAAAATCCGTACATTGCTTGATGATATGGCAGAAACCATGTATAAAGCAGACGGCGTAGGACTTGCTGCTCCTCAAGTTGGTGAATCAATTCAAGTAGTAGTAATCGATGTTGGCGAAGGGTTATTAGAACTCGTAAATCCAGAAATTATTCGTATGGAAGGCGAAGAAACAGACGCTGAAGGTTGCCTCAGTGTTCCACAAATCTATGGTGATGTAAAACGTGCCGCTAAAGTGAGCGTAAAATATTTAAACCGCCAAGGCAAACGTCATCGCATTACAGCAACAGGTTTACTTGCTCGTTGCTTGCAACACGAAATTGACCATTTACACGGTCGTCTTTTTATTGATATTGCTACAAACTTACGTAAAGTTACTAAATAA
- the truB gene encoding tRNA pseudouridine(55) synthase TruB has translation MPNGFVNVLKAPGITSHDIVAHLRKVYGMKKIGHAGTLDPAAAGVLPIALGKATRMLEYMDDVDKSYTAEVTFGYATDSGDDTGKVIEEMFSYELPTEDAIKGALETFCGEIKQRPPMYSAVRINGQKAYNLARKNIEVEMPERTVFIHDIKFHEMKENGFVFSVKCSKGTYIRSLCIDIGKKLGIPTVMSFLVRTHVGKFKLENAWTTEEIGMLPHKALYAMDFPIKHLPEYKITEDEALMIKQGKKIDVAEGVEVSEKFIRLYTDKEFVGIGRYVFSEHKIAPHKVLL, from the coding sequence ATGCCTAATGGTTTTGTAAATGTATTAAAAGCACCGGGAATAACATCACATGATATCGTTGCTCATTTGCGTAAAGTATATGGTATGAAAAAAATTGGTCATGCTGGAACTCTTGACCCAGCGGCAGCAGGTGTATTGCCAATCGCTTTGGGAAAAGCAACTCGCATGTTAGAGTATATGGATGATGTAGACAAATCATATACAGCGGAAGTAACATTTGGCTATGCAACAGATAGCGGTGATGATACTGGTAAAGTTATAGAAGAAATGTTTTCTTATGAGTTGCCTACGGAAGATGCAATAAAAGGAGCATTGGAAACTTTTTGCGGTGAAATAAAACAACGCCCACCAATGTATTCAGCAGTGCGCATTAACGGACAGAAAGCTTATAATCTTGCACGTAAAAATATTGAGGTGGAAATGCCAGAGCGAACGGTATTCATTCATGATATTAAATTTCATGAAATGAAAGAAAACGGTTTCGTTTTTTCTGTAAAATGTTCTAAAGGCACATATATTCGTAGTCTTTGTATAGATATCGGTAAAAAACTCGGTATACCGACAGTGATGAGTTTTCTTGTACGTACGCATGTGGGAAAATTTAAATTAGAAAATGCTTGGACTACTGAAGAAATTGGGATGTTACCACATAAAGCATTATATGCAATGGATTTTCCAATAAAACATCTTCCAGAATATAAAATAACAGAAGATGAAGCTTTGATGATAAAGCAGGGCAAGAAAATTGATGTAGCTGAAGGAGTAGAGGTTTCAGAAAAATTTATTCGTTTATATACGGATAAAG
- the rnpM gene encoding RNase P modulator RnpM, which produces MKKLPVRLCVGCQEPHTKREMIRIVKSPEGEFSIDTTGKKSGRGAYICKNSACLEIAIKQHRLEKSFKCPIDNSVYEQLKEEFAKLDE; this is translated from the coding sequence ATGAAAAAACTTCCTGTGCGTTTGTGTGTTGGCTGTCAAGAGCCTCATACTAAGCGAGAAATGATACGTATTGTGAAGAGTCCTGAAGGGGAATTTTCAATCGATACTACTGGTAAAAAATCTGGACGTGGTGCATATATCTGTAAAAATAGTGCTTGTTTAGAAATAGCAATAAAACAGCATCGTTTAGAAAAATCTTTTAAATGCCCTATAGATAATTCAGTATATGAACAGTTAAAAGAGGAATTTGCCAAACTTGATGAATAA